The Janthinobacterium lividum genome has a window encoding:
- a CDS encoding ShlB/FhaC/HecB family hemolysin secretion/activation protein: MEATGYQSNSNVASTGGTSVLGKGHALGMKVNYTVPNSGIWWHSFSAGIDFKDNQEALQLNGAGSSIPLKYVPFSVAYNGFAQTDAATYGLGLSLVAGTRAAFGYGSDSAAYDNKRYKASPSFLVLKGDANVTTTLGSGAQLHGRMSGQLADAALVSGEQMAAGGANSVRGYLSAEATGDYGVSGTVEWRTPQLTYFSRLENWRLFAFADGARLRLRDPLPEQKDLFGLASVGVGSSFQFLRYLNGRIDFAYPLRDGPRTHKHVRRINFNLSASY, translated from the coding sequence GTGGAAGCGACCGGCTATCAATCGAACAGCAACGTGGCCAGCACGGGCGGCACCAGCGTGCTGGGCAAGGGCCACGCGCTGGGCATGAAAGTCAATTACACGGTGCCCAACAGCGGCATCTGGTGGCACAGCTTTTCTGCCGGCATCGATTTCAAGGATAACCAGGAAGCGCTGCAATTGAATGGCGCCGGCTCCAGCATTCCCCTGAAATACGTGCCGTTCAGCGTGGCCTACAACGGCTTTGCGCAGACGGACGCGGCGACGTATGGCCTGGGACTGTCGCTGGTGGCCGGCACGCGCGCCGCGTTCGGCTATGGCAGCGACAGCGCCGCCTACGACAACAAGCGCTACAAGGCCTCGCCCAGCTTCCTCGTGCTGAAGGGCGACGCCAACGTTACCACTACCCTGGGCAGCGGCGCGCAGCTGCATGGCCGCATGTCGGGCCAGCTGGCCGACGCGGCGCTGGTCTCGGGCGAGCAGATGGCCGCCGGCGGCGCCAATTCCGTGCGCGGCTACCTGTCGGCCGAAGCGACGGGCGATTACGGCGTGTCGGGCACCGTCGAATGGCGCACGCCCCAGCTGACGTATTTCAGCCGCCTGGAAAACTGGCGCTTGTTTGCCTTTGCCGATGGCGCGCGCCTGCGCCTGCGCGACCCGTTGCCGGAACAGAAAGACCTGTTCGGCCTGGCCTCCGTGGGCGTGGGCAGCAGTTTCCAGTTCCTGCGCTACCTGAATGGCCGCATCGATTTTGCTTACCCGCTGCGCGATGGCCCGCGCACGCACAAACACGTGCGCCGCATCAATTTCAACCTGTCGGCCAGCTACTGA
- a CDS encoding DUF2341 domain-containing protein, producing the protein MLTILGTLVPGLAHAWWQPDWAYRKPVTVDAGPKAGAVGGDPGRIPVLLRLHSGNFNFEGVSDNGADLRFVAGDDKTVLNHQIEQFNPLLGIALIWVDVPALSAGTPQKLWMYYGNPKAPASGNGQRTFDPDYSLVYHFTEPGVPSRDSTAYGNHAQTAVPALDGSVIGAGARLGTAPLMLPASPSLALAAGAPFTFSAWVRPDNLGARQVLYARRDGASELLIGIDQGVPFVQVNGQRSKPGQPIQAAQWSHLAVKADKNNVALYVGGRPAVSLATALPAFTTAASVGADASPAASGADTLANFTGAIDELRLSRTARPDALLLADAVSQGSESRLAVFGPDEQQAGKSHFGFIIAAMPLDAWIVVGVLGLMMVLSWIIMIGKGRSYGAIARANAQFMQSFHEAAGAPLDHLARNGKLSASVKTDSSLWRLYDVAIDEMRRRHDRGYDMSAVSNATIGAIRAAMDGVMVRESERMSKRMIWLSTTIEGAPYVGLFGTVIGIMLVFVVAAMAGAVDINSVAPGMAAALLCTAAGLGVAIPALFGYNWLSSRSDAIVADMAVFVDEFATRLAEEQGDGRQMRPALHQA; encoded by the coding sequence TTGCTCACGATCCTGGGCACGCTCGTTCCCGGCCTGGCGCATGCCTGGTGGCAGCCCGACTGGGCTTACCGCAAACCCGTCACCGTCGATGCCGGCCCGAAGGCCGGCGCCGTCGGCGGCGATCCCGGCCGCATTCCCGTGCTGCTGCGCTTGCATTCGGGTAACTTCAACTTTGAAGGCGTCAGCGACAACGGCGCCGACCTGCGCTTCGTGGCGGGCGACGACAAGACGGTGCTGAACCACCAGATCGAGCAATTCAACCCGCTGCTGGGCATCGCCCTGATCTGGGTCGACGTGCCGGCGCTGAGCGCCGGAACACCGCAAAAATTGTGGATGTACTACGGCAATCCGAAGGCGCCCGCTTCCGGCAATGGCCAGCGTACGTTCGATCCCGACTACAGCCTGGTGTACCACTTCACCGAGCCTGGCGTACCCTCGCGCGACAGCACCGCCTACGGCAATCATGCCCAGACGGCCGTGCCGGCGCTGGACGGTTCCGTCATCGGCGCCGGCGCCCGCCTGGGTACGGCGCCTTTGATGCTGCCCGCCTCGCCTTCGCTGGCGCTGGCCGCCGGCGCGCCATTCACCTTTTCCGCCTGGGTGCGTCCCGACAACCTGGGCGCGCGACAAGTGCTGTATGCACGCCGCGACGGCGCCAGTGAATTGCTGATCGGTATCGACCAGGGCGTGCCGTTCGTGCAGGTGAATGGCCAGCGCAGCAAGCCCGGCCAACCGATCCAGGCCGCGCAATGGTCGCACCTGGCCGTGAAAGCCGATAAAAACAATGTGGCCCTGTATGTGGGTGGCCGTCCGGCCGTGTCGCTGGCCACCGCGCTGCCGGCCTTCACCACGGCCGCGTCGGTGGGCGCCGATGCGTCGCCGGCCGCCTCCGGCGCCGACACCCTGGCCAACTTTACGGGCGCCATCGACGAGCTGCGCCTGTCGCGCACGGCCCGTCCCGATGCGCTGCTGCTGGCCGACGCCGTCTCGCAAGGTTCCGAGTCGCGCCTGGCCGTGTTTGGCCCAGATGAACAGCAGGCCGGCAAAAGCCATTTCGGTTTCATCATCGCCGCCATGCCGCTCGACGCCTGGATCGTCGTCGGCGTACTGGGCCTGATGATGGTCTTGTCGTGGATCATCATGATCGGCAAGGGCCGCAGCTATGGCGCCATCGCGCGCGCCAATGCGCAATTCATGCAGTCGTTCCACGAAGCGGCCGGCGCGCCGCTGGACCACCTGGCGCGCAACGGCAAGCTGAGCGCTTCCGTGAAGACGGATTCCTCGCTGTGGCGTCTGTACGACGTGGCCATCGACGAGATGCGCCGCCGCCATGACCGCGGCTATGACATGAGCGCCGTCTCCAACGCGACGATCGGCGCCATCCGTGCCGCCATGGATGGCGTGATGGTGCGCGAAAGCGAGCGCATGTCGAAACGCATGATCTGGCTCTCGACCACCATCGAAGGCGCGCCGTATGTGGGTCTGTTCGGCACCGTGATCGGCATCATGCTGGTGTTCGTCGTCGCTGCCATGGCGGGCGCCGTGGATATCAACTCGGTGGCGCCGGGCATGGCGGCTGCGCTGCTGTGTACTGCCGCGGGCCTGGGCGTGGCGATTCCCGCCCTGTTCGGCTACAACTGGCTGTCCTCGCGTTCGGACGCCATCGTCGCCGACATGGCCGTCTTCGTCGATGAATTTGCCACGCGTCTGGCTGAAGAGCAGGGCGACGGACGCCAGATGCGTCCCGCGCTGCATCAGGCGTGA
- a CDS encoding biopolymer transporter ExbD — MATSAKFTPRKRSGGINITPFVDVLLVVLVIFILTSNASIPGIKVDLPKASSAMALEKPKTKAITIDNAGQVFLDAYPVTLPELEERLRTEKALTPDFPVIVRGDAAVQYAKVVEVLDLLRRIDLNQVGLVTGKPA; from the coding sequence ATGGCCACCTCCGCCAAGTTTACCCCCCGCAAGCGTAGCGGCGGCATCAACATCACGCCCTTCGTCGACGTGCTGCTGGTGGTGCTGGTGATCTTCATTTTGACCAGCAATGCCAGCATTCCCGGCATCAAGGTCGACCTGCCCAAGGCCAGCTCGGCCATGGCACTGGAAAAACCGAAGACCAAGGCCATCACCATCGACAACGCGGGCCAGGTCTTCCTCGACGCCTATCCCGTCACCCTGCCCGAACTGGAAGAGCGCCTGCGCACGGAAAAGGCCCTGACGCCCGACTTCCCCGTGATCGTGCGCGGCGATGCCGCCGTGCAATACGCGAAAGTGGTTGAAGTGCTGGACTTGCTGCGCCGCATAGACCTGAACCAGGTGGGCCTGGTGACCGGCAAGCCGGCATGA
- a CDS encoding energy transducer TonB produces the protein MKRDDMMKMPASESSGAEQWWRRWGGVAGGVLLAGALAALVWYLLSDTAATKREVAAPPMLMLPPPPPPPPEPEKLPEPTPDKVVPEVSEPEPTPADKPMDDAPESPSPDKGDPVTIDGAAQAGSDAFGIQAGRGGGMTGGGGGGGLGAGSYGRYVANALQLAFARDPRTRQLAFSDIRVDLWLDAEGKTTKVQLVQGTGNAQTDEQVLAMVRDFRADERPPASLRFPARVSIKGRRP, from the coding sequence GTGAAGCGTGACGACATGATGAAGATGCCTGCCTCGGAATCGTCGGGCGCGGAGCAGTGGTGGCGCCGCTGGGGCGGCGTGGCCGGCGGCGTGCTGCTGGCCGGCGCGCTGGCCGCGCTGGTCTGGTATTTGCTGTCGGACACGGCCGCGACCAAGCGCGAAGTGGCGGCGCCGCCGATGCTGATGCTGCCCCCTCCGCCGCCACCGCCGCCGGAACCGGAAAAACTGCCGGAACCGACGCCCGACAAGGTGGTGCCGGAAGTGTCGGAGCCGGAACCGACGCCGGCTGACAAACCCATGGATGACGCGCCGGAAAGCCCGTCGCCGGACAAGGGCGACCCCGTCACCATCGACGGTGCGGCGCAGGCTGGCAGCGACGCCTTTGGCATCCAGGCCGGGCGCGGCGGCGGCATGACGGGCGGCGGTGGTGGCGGCGGACTCGGCGCGGGATCGTATGGCCGCTATGTGGCCAACGCGCTGCAGCTGGCCTTTGCCCGCGACCCGCGCACGCGCCAACTGGCGTTTAGCGACATCCGCGTCGACCTGTGGCTCGATGCGGAAGGCAAGACGACGAAAGTGCAGCTGGTGCAAGGCACGGGCAATGCGCAGACGGATGAGCAAGTGCTGGCCATGGTGCGCGACTTCCGCGCCGACGAGCGGCCACCGGCGTCCCTGCGTTTCCCGGCCCGCGTATCCATTAAAGGCCGGCGCCCGTGA
- a CDS encoding putative porin encodes MRRLPLALAALALSVAAGAAQAQTAPADSTMVKLIRGLIQSGALNKDAGEALLAQAQSEALAAAQARPAAAPAALAQVQPGDVRVPYISQTVREQIRDEIKGQVLAEAKAGGWAAPNETPAWTKRIRLEGDVRARYESRYYDMANSNIEIDWRSLNSGSGYDVNSNTNLALPALLNTREDRKHLLRARARLGILADISDSTQAGIRLASGNDDSPVSTTQTLGGGLGKKNIWLDQAWLSYQPASWLKLTAGRFDNPFVSGDELFSSELNFDGIAAKVQQPVGDSKDVTVFGTLGLIPLEYSSDNAPSRSQAKISSENKWLLGAQVGASWKINSDHQLRGALAYYNFRNISGEYSQPCALYAGADGCSTDWSRPSSMQKGNSLMLLRNIALNPLDPANTPQAQFVGLASKFRLANLNARWDSKVAGGTDLRIEGDYVRNMAYDKNAMWARAKGGIMNNFGGTGGVSQADFRSGGNAYMLQATLGKASPAARGDWNVLLGYKRIEPDALPDAYNDSTFHLGGTNARGYYLGGAYALDKNTWLNGRWTSSREVFGSALSIDTLQIELNARF; translated from the coding sequence ATGCGCCGCCTTCCGCTGGCGCTGGCTGCCTTGGCCCTGAGTGTGGCGGCAGGCGCAGCGCAAGCCCAGACTGCACCGGCCGACAGCACCATGGTCAAACTGATCCGCGGCCTGATCCAGAGCGGCGCCCTGAACAAGGATGCCGGCGAAGCGTTGCTGGCCCAGGCGCAGAGCGAAGCGCTGGCCGCGGCGCAAGCCCGTCCGGCCGCAGCGCCGGCGGCCCTGGCGCAGGTACAGCCGGGCGACGTGCGTGTGCCGTATATTTCGCAAACCGTGCGCGAGCAGATCCGCGACGAGATCAAGGGCCAAGTGCTGGCCGAAGCGAAGGCGGGCGGCTGGGCGGCGCCAAATGAAACGCCGGCCTGGACCAAGCGCATCCGTCTGGAAGGCGATGTGCGCGCGCGCTACGAATCGCGCTATTACGACATGGCAAACAGCAATATCGAGATCGACTGGCGCTCGCTCAACAGCGGCAGCGGCTACGACGTCAATTCGAACACCAACCTGGCCCTGCCGGCCTTGCTGAACACGCGCGAAGACCGCAAGCACTTGTTGCGCGCCCGTGCCCGCCTGGGCATCCTGGCCGACATTTCCGACAGCACGCAAGCGGGCATCCGCCTGGCCAGCGGCAATGACGACAGCCCGGTGTCCACCACGCAAACCCTGGGCGGCGGACTGGGCAAGAAAAACATCTGGCTGGACCAGGCCTGGCTGTCCTACCAGCCCGCATCGTGGCTGAAACTGACGGCGGGTCGTTTCGATAACCCGTTCGTCTCCGGCGACGAACTGTTTTCCAGCGAACTCAATTTCGACGGCATCGCCGCCAAGGTGCAGCAACCGGTCGGCGACAGCAAGGACGTCACCGTGTTCGGTACGCTGGGCCTGATTCCGCTCGAGTATTCGTCCGACAATGCGCCGAGCCGCAGCCAGGCAAAAATATCCAGCGAGAACAAATGGCTGCTGGGCGCGCAAGTGGGCGCCTCGTGGAAGATCAACAGCGACCATCAATTGCGCGGGGCGCTGGCCTACTACAACTTCCGCAACATCAGCGGCGAGTATTCGCAGCCGTGCGCGCTGTACGCGGGCGCCGATGGCTGCAGCACGGACTGGTCGCGTCCGTCGAGCATGCAAAAGGGCAATAGCTTGATGCTGCTGCGCAATATCGCCCTGAACCCGCTGGACCCGGCGAATACGCCGCAGGCGCAATTCGTGGGCCTGGCGTCGAAATTCCGCCTGGCCAATCTGAATGCGCGCTGGGATAGCAAGGTGGCCGGGGGCACGGACTTGCGCATCGAAGGCGATTATGTGCGCAACATGGCCTACGACAAGAATGCCATGTGGGCGCGCGCCAAGGGCGGCATCATGAACAACTTCGGCGGCACGGGCGGCGTCTCGCAAGCCGATTTCAGGAGCGGCGGCAATGCCTACATGCTGCAGGCGACCCTGGGCAAGGCCAGTCCGGCGGCGCGCGGCGACTGGAACGTGCTGCTCGGCTACAAGCGCATCGAGCCGGATGCCTTGCCTGACGCCTACAACGATTCCACCTTCCACCTGGGCGGCACGAATGCGCGCGGCTACTACCTGGGCGGCGCCTATGCGCTCGACAAGAATACCTGGCTCAATGGCCGCTGGACGTCGAGCCGCGAAGTGTTCGGTTCGGCGCTGTCGATCGACACCCTGCAAATCGAACTGAACGCGCGTTTTTAA
- a CDS encoding YbjN domain-containing protein: MENTTNNLLTTLNAEQTAEAIKAAGCAVTSIEHDGVVRLHSASHGIGFQVLWGNEASPGQYADLTLSCPLRVQGGDLPAGLLAEWHRSKRFARVAQHGDFVVLEMDVLVAGGVSKEYLNINLQLWTQMMGQFFLFLRNFTPADTSTAPVVEAASVAEEETVPA, translated from the coding sequence ATGGAAAACACCACCAATAACTTGCTGACCACCCTGAATGCGGAACAAACGGCCGAGGCCATCAAGGCGGCCGGCTGCGCCGTGACCAGCATCGAACACGACGGCGTCGTGCGCCTGCACAGCGCCAGCCATGGCATCGGCTTTCAGGTGCTGTGGGGTAACGAAGCATCGCCTGGCCAGTACGCGGATCTGACCCTGAGCTGCCCGCTGCGCGTGCAGGGCGGCGACTTGCCGGCCGGCTTGCTGGCCGAATGGCACCGCAGCAAGCGTTTTGCCCGCGTGGCCCAGCATGGTGATTTCGTCGTGCTGGAAATGGATGTGCTGGTCGCCGGTGGCGTCAGCAAGGAGTACCTGAATATCAATCTGCAACTGTGGACGCAGATGATGGGCCAGTTCTTCTTGTTTTTGCGCAACTTTACGCCGGCCGATACGAGCACCGCACCGGTAGTCGAGGCCGCCAGTGTGGCAGAAGAAGAAACTGTACCGGCCTGA